The genomic DNA AGACCCTTGCAGGAGGAATATATTCTGTCCAGAACAACAGAATTTAAGACAAACCAATTCTTGCTAACATCAATTATTTATTGGAACTATGTCATCTTAGAATTCTGAACCAACTGATATTGATTAGGCCAATTTAAAACTTCAAAATGATGCCACATTATGGCATCTTAAGGACACCGGACGGCAGATCCTCTTCCTGTAATGCCAAAAAATAAGATGCCCTTCAATTTCGATTACAGGACATCCTATCTGATATTGTCTAGCAGTTGAGGTCAGAGTTCGCCATCTCAGGACTCAGGATTGGAAATTACAAGAATTTTTATTcagaaaacacaagaaaaaaaaaatcttagctGCAGGTAACAAATGGTAATAGTGCTAACTGGTGAGATAAAATATTATGTACTATTGAAGATAACTTTCTGCAAATCTATTTACACACACCTAAGTTCCTTTTTACTTTCAAAAATTTATGCTTCACTCAAGAATCATCATAACACACAAATTGCAGAAAACAAAATGTAACCGTAGAAACAACACTATGATAGGACTTGGTAAATTTGAGGTATGTATACTTTACATCACCTGCCATACTGGACGACTGCTTCTTCCTGAACTGTCATAGACGAGCATGAACTAGAGGCAATGCTTAACCCCAAAAGGTTTGTTGTAGAGACAGAAGAAACAGAGCTGCTAGGCAGATAACCAGAGTTAGATCGAAACTTTGGCAAATCCATTAGAGGTTCATTTGGGTTCACGAAAAGCTGAACGACTTTCCGAACACTAGGCCGTGAAGATGGGTCTGGATGTGAACACGCGAGGCCAATAGATAAACCAGTCAACATTTCATCTTGATTGAAGTTGTTTTTAAGCTTTGGATCCACACACTGCAACAATTCACCTTTTCCATGGAGACCCCATACGTGATCGACTAAGCTTTTTTCTTCCATTGTACTGATACATCTCCTTCCACACAAAACTTCAAGTACGACAATTCCGAAGCTGAAGACATCACATTCTAGTGTAGCTTTGCCAGTATAACCGCATTCTGGTGCTAAATATCCTAGAGTGCCAGCAACATTTGTTGTTAATGAAGCTTCATCTGGGAGTAACCTTGCTAACCCAAAGTCACCCAAATGGGCATTATACTCGGAATCCAACATCACGTTGTTTGGCTTAACGTCACGATGAACAACAGCACTACCACACTCTTTGTGGAGATACAATAATGCGGATGCCAACCCTGTTAAGATCTTGTATCTAGTGTGCCAGTCCAGGGAGCCATTGCAGATGAAGCGGTCAAGGCTACCGTTAGGCATGAACTCGTAGACAAGGAGGAGCTGATGATGTTCATGACACCAACCTAGAAGTTGGACGAGATTTATGTGCCTTAGGCGTCCAATAGTGCATATCTCTGCCAAATATTCCCGTTCACCTGTAATGATTTTTAAAGGTATTATAAGTTACAATCTGAGTACTTTCATTTGGTTTCTGTAATATACATGAACATGCAGGTTCAATATTGTAAACCTTCCTAGTTAATTATGCAAGAGTTGTCATGCTATCCAACAGAACCCAAgcaaaaattatagcaaacctTGTTTTGAAGCTGCTGATATCTTCTTGACAGCTACGGTGGAGTGCGAGTCCGATATGATGCCACGATAAACACTCCCAAAGCCTCCAGCCCCCACTAAGTTCTCTTTGCTGAAGTTATTTGTGGCCTTTGACAGTTCCTTAAAACTAAAAATCTTGGGGCCATTCGCAGCAACCCGAGACCTACTCTCGATGTCTTCTTCCTTTGAGTTATCCACGCATTTTGGCCGGCAAGTTTTTACCACTCCATACGTGCATATGGCCAACAGCAACACACCAGTCAGGACAGGAAAGATTATTACAAGAATATCTTTTATCTTGTGATTGCTGTTAGGATCATGAATTGTAGGATAATTTGGTAATGGGAACGAAGTGAAAACCCAGTTAAGAATCTGATGCGACTCTGACACAAGTCCAGTGGAGCCTGTAAATCCCACATAAACCCAATTTGGAACTGTTTTTGACATTTTAATTGAAAGACTGAGAACAGACACTAGAAGGGAGCCAGCATATGCCACTGAAATTTGGAGTTTCTCCCCCCACCCATCATAGTCGATCTTAACCTTTACCCATCTTCCACTTTTGAGATTCACACCAATGTTGTTGAGACTGGATGTCACAACAGATTTTATGCTCACTGTGTCTATCCCAACATGGTTGTCGTCAGGGTCAAACTCATTGTTCTGGAAAGTGTCCAATTCCACAGCTAGTTGCTGAATTGTGCTACCTGCAGTGAAGGAATTTAAGCATAAAATGAACAATCTGCATAAAAAACCTATAAAATTCCTGGGCATGAAAATGACCAACAAGACAACAAAATATACACCTCAACAACTTGAAAACAAGAGAAACCAAAGAAAAATGTGATCGGTTGGCAGTATGAGAACAGCTTTTTCAAAATTACACACTTGATTCGAGTTATGAATTCAGTATTCTTAATTTCCAAAAACatgctttatctttattttcacctTCAGTACTTCGATTGAGGAGACCTAAAAACGACCCATGGCTGTTGGCTGGCGAAGGACTGCTGTCAGGTGCCATGATAAATGTCATTCCCTCACCGAAACCTGTTGCATTTGGGTTCGTCGATATCCTAACATCAAAGGTAGTGGAGAAACCTGCCGGCCAGGCAAGAACAGGATACTTATACAGAACACGACCAACAGTATTTGTTGGCACGGAATTTAAGCTGCCATTATCTAGAGCCCTTGGGGTGATATCCAAATATCCATCACCAGCCACAGCAGAACCTGAACAGATGAGGTCTCCACCTTCATCACAACTATTAGAATTAAAAGACGGGAAAGAGAAGCTTATAGGATCAAAAGCGCTTACAGATGCTTGATTTAGAAAGATAGAGAATGTTAAAAGCATCAACATGGTTTGAGAAGAATTTGAACTGAAGAAGAGAAGTGATTACCATCATTTATATAAGTAGATGCAGCAGAAATATAATTAAGCTTCATATTTGAATTCAAACTTGTTTTTTATGTGTTTCATCACTTCATTGGAAGATGATGTTGCATAGCATCATCAATACCCTTCATTTGTTTGTTGGGGAAGTTATTCTCTTTTAGCAATTGTTAAAGagtcaagaaaaaataataaaagatgcATTGTTTTGTCTTATCTTCAAGAACATATTTGCAAAAAGTTGGACCACTTTAGCTTAATATTGATAAAATTAAAATAGATGCATATTTTTGTCACTACAGATATTTTTCAACTTTACCTGGGAGTAGAAATTTTCTGACTGGGCAGGTAACGCCGGTTTTCTTTCCCAAAGAGAATGCATCAACAAGTAGATCTTAGGCTAATAATTTTTGTTCTACGCATTGCTGAGACCAATGAACCAATGAAACCACCGAGTAAACGTAGCAGTATGGTGTGCAATTTATAGCCAAGACTTAAGTCGTGAATATAGAATCATCAAAGTCACTTACCTCAAGGCATTAACTGACTCTGTTCTGAGTGGATCAACGCTTGATACTCTTAGCAAAGTTCCTGTAAGGCTTGGAAAATTCACCAAGTTGATTACACAAATGAAATTCGAGACTTGTCTAtgattaaaaacaaacaaaaaaaaaaaacttaacctTTGCATCAGCACTTCGATATGAACTTTATACTGAAAAGAACCTGCACAATTAGGATATACAGTTAAATGCAATCACCAAAGAGTTTCTAGAGAAAAGAGGACCTTCACTGTCCACAGCCTGTCGCCTCAATATCATCTAAGTGATCAGATTTTATGGTTAACCTTGTGCCCAATCTTATCTGGATAACCacgaacaagaaaaataaattgcTGTGGCTCTTATACCTTCGTGCTATTCCTATTACTAAGTATTACATCATGACAGAATTGACAGACTGACACTCAATTCCCTGCTCCGACAATTGTACAGGATTTGTAATAAATCCTCACCATTCTTCCAAGTGCTTTGGAAGGAAACCTGTACCGCTAATGCAACTATAAGCTTGCATCCTGCAAagcattattattaaaaaatacGCCAATAAACATACTCAAGCATTCTGGTTTTTGAATCTTGACACATGATGAAATCAATTGATCTCAGTGAACAAAATTCCCCAAAAGGGAGATGGTGAATAATTTCATTAAAAGATTCAGGATGGTAAGTACTCAACAAGCTAAACATTAGAGACAGAGTATGAATAATAATACTTATACAACAATCAGTTACATGCATTATAAAGTAATCCACACAAAGCACTTGAGCTTTAACTATTTCCGTTATCTGGATAGGTATTGATCCTTTAAGTTAAATGTCAAAACTGTATTTCGGATCTTTGCAACTTTCATACTGATGAACCTGTAAGCTTCCAGATACTTGGTCTTTGTTTTCCTTGGCTTAGCAACACTCAGATAGAGTAAGTACCTATAGAGAAAAACAATGCAGGAAACTCAAACAATATGTTGATCAAGTTCAGTATCCTAAGATACTTGTATTCACAGGGGGGAGTCGATAATACAAATGGTTTACCTACAACTGCTGATTAATAGTGGGGAGTGGTACATAAATATCAGGAACTTTCCCAGTGAATAGAATTACCAGGCCAGCAACATATCTGCAGAATTGGTTACCATGGGTATATATAATACATTAGAGATGGAAGAGACATAATGGATGATTTAGAGGATGTAAGGCCTGCATTGCCATCTCAATGCCAAATATCATCTTATGATAATATTATGAAGTGTGTCTAATACTTTACCCAGCTATTAAGAGGACAAAGGCAAGAACACCCAAAACATATTGATAGCACTTGTGCCTTGGCTTCAAAAGGTTCTTGTCATAACCAGCAGGAACGTACTTGCGACTCACATATCCAAATTGTGGACGAATTAAGAGGACAAATCCGAGGAGAAAACCCGAAAGAAATCCTCCAATATGGGCAGAGGCATCAACTTGAGGGAGAAGACTAACAGCCAAATTGATGGCAATTACAAATATTAAGGTGAAAAGTGCTGCACActgcaaaaaggaaacaaaacaGGTATATATGTAAATGTAAAAATGAAATTGCATAAAACTTGATAGATCAACCTAACTAAGATGATTTTAGGAAACAATTAAAAGTGCACCTTATTTGCGTAGATTGTCCAATTGGTGATGAGTTCAGAAAGCATGGCTCCTAAGAGTCCGAAAAGTGCACCCGATGCTCCAACGGATATGGTTGACCTCAGATTAAGAGAAGATAACAAGCTCCCACCAAATCCAGAAAGAACAAACAAGAGCCCAATTTTCACTGCAAAATCAAACATTAAGATAATCATTTGAATCTGAATGATACATAAATGTTTGGAATCTCAAAAtgagtagttcatatatacttgaTTCTTACAAAATCCAAACTCTTGTTCAAGGCGAACGCCAACGAATAAAAGACTCATCATATTAGCAACTAAATGTACAACTCCAGCATGAAGCCAAATGCAACTGATAAGGCGCCATGATTGACCTTCATTCACCACTAATTTCCACTCAAGGGCTCCCAATTTTTCAAGCCTGCAAAAGGTACAACATAAGATAATTTACCAGCCTCTTCCTCTAAGTTCATTGACATTGATGCTTTCCTCATCTAGTATCTGGTGGTCAGTAACAACTCAACCACAGCACTGAGAGTTCAATTGCAATATGAACTATAGCATAACGAAACCCATTGAAGTAACATACCAAtccatttttaaaaaaattggacAATTAGACTGTTCCTGCAAAACCTTGCGATAACAACACCATTGCAATTCAGAACCAGGCACTTACCATTCAATGCTCACCAAATTGCACCTACCTACCCTTCTATGATCCACAATTAAACAATTTTCGCACATTAAAATGAAATTTTACACAAAAATTATCTCTAATCTCCACATGCATTTAAACATTTATACCCTAATCACATAGAACAAAAATGTACAGAAACCTAATTACAGACAATTCATTAGAGAGGGATAGAGAATTTACGTGGTGGTGGAAGGCCCAAAAAGGGGATTCTGAGAGAAAGGCTGAAAAGCGAATCTACCCAAACCAGGGAGAATACAATCATTGCTAGTTGAAGGACAATCATTCACATACAAAGAGTAAATAAAAGCTGCAACATCAACCATGAAAATGAGCGGAACCAGCCACGGAAACCAAGATTTTTGTGATGGTGGACAAATATGAAGCTGGggattattatgattatgatgttgttgttgttgatgagaattcataacgAGATGAGGTGGTGGAGGTGGAAGAGGTCTACCATATTCAATATcatctgatgatgatgataatgtagaCGGTgggggttgtggtggtggtggttgttgttgtttcttccccATTGTTTAAGAGGGAGAAACGATGTTAAGGTTTGGTGgttgcggtggtggtggtggaatgcgTACAACGCCTACTTTTTGAGCAGGCGATGACGCTTTCTACCGTACACCGTGTTGGTGTTGTAGATATGTTGTTTGATGATGGTGGTGACGGGTGGAAAGTCGGACAGACTGATTTTGCTCTGTTTTTGAGGGAGAGATTTTGGCGGGTTAGCAACTAACTGATGAGCAAATGATCCAAGAAAGAGTCAATGGCCAAGGAAGGTTGGTTAtgtttagggttttatttttcttaCTGTAAAATTGAAGGATTTTGGTGACTTTTGATTGGATAAGGAGTTAATTAACAGTATGTTAGGGTGCATCTAATGATCTCATTGTGGAATTATTAAATCGAAATAAGATTGAAATGTCATATAAATACTTCCtgtaaatatatacatatatgtctTTGGTAAGGTTATAATTGTGAATTTATTCATTCGTAAATGGTGATATCGACTTTAAAAACATCTCTCTTCTAAAAACCTTTAAAGAAACGAAAACTTCCTACGCTTGAAACAATATGCTCCTTTGGCAAAGCAGCCTCGTAAACGTCTCTACTTCTTGCTAGTATCTCTCTACCTGTTCTAGATTTAGTTTGTTTGCatctttgatttttgtttttcgttatttttttctttctgttgTAGACCTAGGATTTCAGTTTGAGTGTTTGTTCTGATTTTTTTATTGTAATATGTATCTACTAGTAAGTAATTGTTTGTGGTAATGATGCTTCCAATCAAGGGGGTGATTCCTTTTTCACCGGAAGAAAAACTTCATTTTTCGATGGAAGCGacatcaacatcaacaaaaacCAAACTAGAAACTAGAGATTTAattccatcaacaacatcatcaacaagCCCATAAGTTAATTCATTAACAAAATCACACTGATCAACCAAAACTCCTTACCAATCAGACTGATTCACTAAAACTCCGACCGTTTCACCAAGACTCATAAGACCTATGCTACTCTTGTTACTGTTGTTACTCAAAAGGCCGATGTTGTTATCCTTGTTATTGTTACTTCTCTTTACGAGATCTTAAGGAACCTGATTTTTTTTCCCAGGCTGGATCGTTCAAAGATCCCACTGCTGCAAATTTGTGGTGGTGCAAAATTGTTTTGGTTAAAATATATATGGCCTCATAGCATTGATTTTCTACTATTATCGTCACCAGGGTCTTTGGGTATGGCTGGAATGGTTGATTCTGTTGAGAATTCGGCCAAAACTTGGAGAATAGTAATATCTTTGATGTCTGTAATTTGATATGTATCTCTGTAACCTTTTAGATTTTAAATCAGTTCTATCATGGAAACTCtgattttatgaagaaaaaaaagtgaaTGGTATAGAAGTACATGTTTTTTATTCTTCGACGATGCCTATTGTGGATAATGatttttaattataaaaaatacaTTTGCAATGGATTGGGCTTTTTTA from Papaver somniferum cultivar HN1 unplaced genomic scaffold, ASM357369v1 unplaced-scaffold_24, whole genome shotgun sequence includes the following:
- the LOC113340934 gene encoding RHOMBOID-like protein 5 produces the protein MGKKQQQPPPPQPPPSTLSSSSDDIEYGRPLPPPPPHLVMNSHQQQQHHNHNNPQLHICPPSQKSWFPWLVPLIFMVDVAAFIYSLYVNDCPSTSNDCILPGLGRFAFQPFSQNPLFGPSTTTLEKLGALEWKLVVNEGQSWRLISCIWLHAGVVHLVANMMSLLFVGVRLEQEFGFLKIGLLFVLSGFGGSLLSSLNLRSTISVGASGALFGLLGAMLSELITNWTIYANKCAALFTLIFVIAINLAVSLLPQVDASAHIGGFLSGFLLGFVLLIRPQFGYVSRKYVPAGYDKNLLKPRHKCYQYVLGVLAFVLLIAGYVAGLVILFTGKVPDIYVPLPTINQQL
- the LOC113340932 gene encoding L-type lectin-domain containing receptor kinase IX.1-like codes for the protein MLMLLTFSIFLNQASVSAFDPISFSFPSFNSNSCDEGGDLICSGSAVAGDGYLDITPRALDNGSLNSVPTNTVGRVLYKYPVLAWPAGFSTTFDVRISTNPNATGFGEGMTFIMAPDSSPSPANSHGSFLGLLNRSTEGSTIQQLAVELDTFQNNEFDPDDNHVGIDTVSIKSVVTSSLNNIGVNLKSGRWVKVKIDYDGWGEKLQISVAYAGSLLVSVLSLSIKMSKTVPNWVYVGFTGSTGLVSESHQILNWVFTSFPLPNYPTIHDPNSNHKIKDILVIIFPVLTGVLLLAICTYGVVKTCRPKCVDNSKEEDIESRSRVAANGPKIFSFKELSKATNNFSKENLVGAGGFGSVYRGIISDSHSTVAVKKISAASKQGEREYLAEICTIGRLRHINLVQLLGWCHEHHQLLLVYEFMPNGSLDRFICNGSLDWHTRYKILTGLASALLYLHKECGSAVVHRDVKPNNVMLDSEYNAHLGDFGLARLLPDEASLTTNVAGTLGYLAPECGYTGKATLECDVFSFGIVVLEVLCGRRCISTMEEKSLVDHVWGLHGKGELLQCVDPKLKNNFNQDEMLTGLSIGLACSHPDPSSRPSVRKVVQLFVNPNEPLMDLPKFRSNSGYLPSSSVSSVSTTNLLGLSIASSSCSSMTVQEEAVVQYGRKRICRPVSLRCHNVASF